From the genome of Rhodoligotrophos appendicifer, one region includes:
- a CDS encoding imelysin family protein, protein MYRPARRSLALLLAALGLLVPMTLVSPSWSKAPAETMRHIATSLVVEHAAPRYRDFAAETAKLSALTGELCAAPTDRRLQAVRDAFVAALLAWQRVQHIRFGPVMAADRFYRIEYWPDKHGQGERQLRRLVADIDNRSVDVPDFSRVSVAIQGFPALERLLYGTPATKLIDANSEGVPICRAVLAISRNLAKMAKETAEGWQRDYVATAKQFSEIDTLGMVTAFYKAISEQTEFIKDVKIGDPLGKSPSAANPRAAELWRSDMAERSIADNLRALNEVFRGSGPDSWGLSAALEDTPSAIEERKSVEDGFSRVINQIDEHPELLGETLRTNDGWRTARLLQLRLGNLRDRLTTSLAAALGVSLGFNSLDGD, encoded by the coding sequence ATGTACAGGCCGGCCAGACGCTCTCTTGCTCTCTTGCTGGCGGCGCTCGGCTTGCTTGTCCCGATGACGCTTGTCTCGCCGAGTTGGTCCAAGGCTCCTGCCGAGACGATGCGCCATATCGCGACCAGTCTAGTAGTAGAACATGCCGCTCCCCGCTACCGAGACTTTGCCGCCGAGACCGCAAAGCTGTCAGCGCTAACCGGAGAACTGTGCGCAGCACCCACTGACCGCCGGTTACAAGCCGTCCGAGACGCCTTCGTGGCAGCCCTCCTGGCATGGCAGCGGGTCCAGCATATCCGTTTCGGCCCCGTGATGGCTGCGGATCGATTCTATCGGATAGAGTACTGGCCCGACAAGCACGGACAGGGCGAGCGGCAACTGCGTCGCCTCGTGGCCGATATCGACAACAGGTCTGTTGACGTGCCGGATTTTTCTCGGGTCAGCGTCGCCATACAGGGCTTCCCCGCTCTGGAGCGTCTCCTCTACGGGACGCCGGCGACCAAGCTCATTGATGCCAACAGTGAAGGGGTACCCATTTGCCGGGCCGTCCTCGCAATATCTCGCAATCTGGCAAAGATGGCCAAAGAGACGGCTGAGGGTTGGCAGCGCGACTACGTTGCAACCGCCAAGCAATTCTCCGAGATCGATACGCTCGGGATGGTGACTGCCTTCTATAAGGCCATCTCTGAGCAGACTGAGTTCATCAAGGACGTCAAGATCGGTGACCCCTTGGGAAAATCTCCATCCGCCGCCAATCCTCGCGCCGCCGAGCTGTGGCGCAGCGACATGGCTGAGCGCAGTATCGCAGACAATCTCCGAGCTTTGAATGAGGTTTTCCGTGGCTCTGGACCCGACTCGTGGGGCCTGTCTGCTGCTTTGGAGGACACTCCGTCCGCAATTGAGGAGCGGAAGTCTGTTGAGGACGGTTTTTCAAGAGTGATCAATCAAATAGACGAGCATCCTGAACTTCTGGGAGAGACACTGAGGACAAATGATGGCTGGCGGACGGCTCGCTTGCTGCAATTGCGGCTTGGGAACCTCCGAGACCGGTTGACCACGTCTCTGGCAGCAGCTCTCGGTGTCTCGCTCGGCTTTAACTCTCTTGACGG
- a CDS encoding di-heme oxidoredictase family protein: MLLLGLSSLLAGGLAATLTALAAGAAAPALSVPPVAAEETLGGGAATSHAPADRNAFSHSSANLPFAREFDFKIGNGVFRKQWVSAPSSTKASDGLGPLFNARACQNCHLKDGRGHPPALNSPEDRSVSMLLRLAVPAKSTGDQERLSAALANVIPDPIYGAQLQDFAVQGHRPEARINVTYDETEVILADGETVSLRKPVIQITDLTYGPLSPDIMTSPRIANPMIGLGLLEAISEADILSNERNADRSSGISGQANRVWSAANGRVMLGRFGWKAGQPTIADQAAAAFAGDMGISSKVVPLPSGDCTERQRACLDAPNGNTQRLGGNEASDAMFDLVVFYSKHLAVPVRRQADRLEVIAGRALFYQAGCAACHRPSYITDTGPGIQPELAGQKIWPYTDLLLHDMGTGLSDGFTEGRATGAQWRTAPLWGIGLTEAVSGHTTFLHDGRASNLLEAILWHGGEAEAAKQRVVDMSRAERQELLAFLNSL, translated from the coding sequence GTGCTGCTTCTCGGTCTTTCGTCCCTTCTTGCAGGGGGACTTGCCGCCACCCTGACCGCACTGGCGGCTGGTGCCGCCGCCCCTGCCCTCTCCGTCCCTCCTGTCGCCGCCGAGGAAACCCTCGGTGGCGGGGCTGCCACATCCCACGCTCCGGCAGACCGAAACGCATTCTCCCATTCATCCGCGAATCTTCCTTTTGCCAGGGAGTTCGATTTCAAGATCGGCAATGGAGTCTTTCGCAAACAGTGGGTATCCGCCCCTTCGTCCACCAAGGCCTCCGACGGCCTAGGTCCCCTGTTCAATGCGCGCGCCTGCCAGAATTGCCACTTGAAAGACGGCCGGGGTCATCCTCCCGCTCTGAACAGTCCGGAGGACCGATCGGTATCCATGCTGCTGCGTCTCGCGGTTCCGGCCAAGTCGACCGGAGACCAAGAGAGACTCTCCGCCGCTTTGGCCAATGTGATCCCCGATCCGATCTATGGCGCGCAGCTGCAGGATTTTGCCGTTCAAGGTCACCGGCCCGAAGCCCGGATCAATGTCACCTACGACGAGACTGAGGTCATTCTAGCGGATGGAGAAACCGTGTCTCTGCGCAAGCCTGTAATTCAAATTACAGATCTGACCTATGGCCCCCTCTCGCCCGACATCATGACCTCGCCCAGGATTGCCAATCCGATGATCGGTCTCGGCTTACTTGAAGCGATTTCAGAGGCAGATATCCTGTCCAACGAAAGGAATGCTGATAGATCGAGCGGCATCTCCGGTCAGGCAAACAGAGTTTGGAGCGCAGCCAATGGCAGGGTGATGCTGGGCCGGTTCGGCTGGAAGGCAGGTCAGCCGACGATCGCCGACCAGGCAGCAGCTGCCTTTGCAGGCGACATGGGGATTTCGAGCAAAGTGGTGCCTTTGCCGTCGGGGGACTGCACGGAGCGACAGCGCGCCTGTCTTGATGCCCCAAACGGCAACACCCAGAGACTCGGCGGCAATGAGGCATCCGACGCCATGTTTGATCTGGTCGTCTTCTATTCCAAACATCTCGCTGTGCCGGTGCGTCGGCAGGCTGACCGACTGGAAGTGATCGCCGGCCGTGCGCTCTTCTATCAAGCCGGTTGCGCGGCCTGCCACCGTCCGAGCTACATCACGGACACGGGGCCCGGCATTCAACCCGAACTCGCGGGACAAAAGATCTGGCCTTACACGGATCTTTTGCTTCACGACATGGGCACGGGTCTCTCCGATGGCTTCACGGAAGGACGCGCGACGGGCGCGCAATGGCGCACGGCACCCCTGTGGGGCATTGGTTTGACTGAGGCGGTGAGCGGTCATACGACATTTCTGCACGATGGACGCGCAAGCAATCTCCTCGAAGCCATCCTCTGGCACGGGGGCGAAGCCGAAGCAGCGAAGCAGCGGGTTGTCGACATGTCGCGTGCGGAACGCCAAGAGCTTCTGGCGTTTCTGAACTCCCTTTAG